One stretch of Rosistilla oblonga DNA includes these proteins:
- a CDS encoding BatA domain-containing protein, with the protein MSFLNVALLGGLAAFAIPLIIHLLNRSKFKTLDWGAMHLLDSVVANNSRRVRLEQLLLLLIRCAIPALLAFCLARPVLTGWQSLPGDAPASTVILLDNSYSMDAIGASGTRIAEAVDDTRLIVDSSGKGSDTSVILTGGSPAPMFDTPVFDSKSITDQLPFLDSGRGATSLADSLELGASVVSAMANSRRNLILISDFQRSDVDALTPAAIERFRQQIDSQAVPPSITLIQRSGDAEQNIAIEDVQLSTRALGVGQQLKVRVRVKNYGVSDVPEARLQFIVDDRLVGVTELAVAGDATAQALFVHKFDAAGSHVLKFEVDAGDDLKTDNQYLAVVDVIDSIEVLMIDGDPSRKPMESETDFLAVALTPFSLGQMPLADLVETRIVKTDEVDQQTLEWARVVIMANVAKLDDERTAKLQDFVQRGGGLIVFTGNKVDVDWYNRVLHQQRGLFPLPIQGIGGGLDDGDRGARIVAQHFDHPALQIFNSGNSGSSELAQADIAQWYVLTKPASTSDNRIQAVSNKAKADASGTDPQASTLIRLDSGDPLWVEKPVGKGFVMACATTADADWNNLPLRPVFLPLVQQLVTSIATRGVPASNLTAGETLVALYDAAAADTTQVLSLPGNKQRSLRPVADQQRSVIRFAGTNQPGLYTLTQPDAPPRHFAVEIDRGESKLETIDAEQLQTLADALGADVVTDGAAFLALDSSRRHGREIWRLVLFALLGLLFVELFFQQRFSRVRQ; encoded by the coding sequence ATGAGTTTTCTAAACGTCGCTTTGTTGGGCGGACTCGCTGCGTTTGCGATTCCGTTGATCATCCATCTGCTCAACCGCAGCAAATTCAAGACGCTCGATTGGGGCGCGATGCATCTGTTGGATTCGGTTGTCGCCAACAACAGTCGGCGGGTGCGGTTGGAGCAGTTGTTGTTGCTGTTGATCCGCTGTGCGATTCCCGCCTTGCTCGCCTTCTGCTTGGCTCGGCCGGTATTAACCGGATGGCAATCGCTGCCGGGCGACGCTCCCGCATCGACGGTGATCCTTTTGGATAACAGTTATTCGATGGATGCGATCGGTGCCTCGGGAACGCGAATCGCGGAAGCTGTCGACGACACGCGGCTGATCGTCGACAGCAGCGGTAAAGGCTCGGACACCTCGGTGATTTTGACCGGCGGTTCGCCCGCACCGATGTTCGATACGCCTGTATTCGATTCGAAATCGATCACCGACCAGTTGCCGTTTCTGGACAGCGGCCGCGGTGCGACAAGCTTGGCCGATTCGCTGGAACTGGGCGCATCGGTCGTCTCCGCGATGGCCAATTCCCGCCGTAATCTGATCCTGATCAGCGACTTCCAGCGATCCGATGTCGATGCGCTGACACCCGCCGCGATCGAACGGTTTCGTCAACAGATCGATAGCCAGGCGGTGCCGCCATCGATCACTTTGATCCAACGCAGTGGCGACGCGGAGCAGAACATCGCGATCGAAGACGTTCAGCTTTCGACGCGGGCACTTGGCGTCGGGCAACAGTTGAAGGTTCGTGTTCGCGTCAAAAACTACGGCGTTTCGGATGTTCCCGAAGCGCGGCTGCAGTTCATCGTCGACGATCGCCTTGTTGGCGTGACGGAGTTGGCGGTGGCTGGCGACGCCACGGCGCAAGCTCTGTTTGTTCACAAATTTGATGCCGCCGGTTCCCACGTCTTGAAATTCGAAGTCGATGCCGGCGACGATCTGAAGACCGACAATCAATACCTCGCGGTTGTCGATGTGATCGATAGCATCGAAGTCCTGATGATCGATGGCGATCCCAGCCGCAAACCGATGGAAAGCGAAACCGATTTTCTGGCGGTTGCGCTGACTCCGTTTTCGTTGGGGCAGATGCCTTTGGCCGATCTCGTTGAAACCCGGATCGTGAAAACCGATGAAGTCGATCAGCAAACGTTGGAGTGGGCTCGCGTGGTGATCATGGCCAACGTTGCGAAGCTGGACGACGAACGTACTGCGAAGCTGCAGGACTTTGTCCAGCGAGGTGGCGGCCTGATCGTCTTCACAGGGAACAAGGTCGATGTCGATTGGTACAACCGCGTTTTGCATCAGCAGCGTGGCCTGTTCCCGCTGCCGATTCAAGGCATCGGTGGCGGCCTGGACGATGGAGATCGGGGCGCTCGGATCGTCGCCCAACACTTCGATCACCCTGCGCTGCAGATTTTCAACAGCGGCAACTCGGGCAGCAGCGAATTGGCACAAGCCGACATCGCGCAGTGGTATGTGTTGACGAAGCCAGCGAGCACGTCGGACAATCGAATCCAAGCTGTTTCCAATAAGGCGAAAGCTGACGCGTCGGGTACCGATCCGCAGGCGTCGACCCTGATCCGGCTCGATAGCGGCGACCCGTTGTGGGTCGAAAAGCCTGTTGGCAAAGGTTTTGTGATGGCGTGCGCGACTACTGCAGATGCCGATTGGAACAATCTGCCGCTGCGTCCGGTCTTTCTGCCGTTGGTTCAGCAGTTGGTGACGTCGATCGCGACGCGCGGCGTTCCGGCGTCGAACCTCACCGCCGGAGAAACTCTGGTTGCGCTGTACGATGCGGCAGCGGCCGACACAACACAAGTCCTCTCGCTTCCGGGGAACAAACAGCGGTCGCTGCGACCGGTTGCCGATCAGCAGCGTTCGGTGATCCGATTCGCGGGCACAAATCAGCCCGGCCTTTACACGTTGACTCAGCCCGATGCGCCACCGAGGCACTTTGCCGTCGAGATCGATCGCGGGGAATCGAAGCTCGAAACGATCGATGCCGAACAATTGCAGACGCTTGCCGATGCGTTAGGTGCCGATGTCGTGACCGACGGCGCCGCGTTTCTCGCGTTGGATTCTAGCCGCCGGCACGGACGCGAGATCTGGCGTCTGGTGTTGTTTGCGCTGTTGGGGCTGCTGTTTGTCGAACTCTTCTTCCAACAACGGTTTTCGAGAGTTCGCCAATGA
- a CDS encoding AAA family ATPase, with the protein MSETFSDPERAEQLVQACEKIRAQVGRVVVGQETVVEQILIAILARGHCLLEGVPGLAKTLMVKSLADAMHLAFHRIQFTPDLMPADITGTDIIQESDAGHRELVFDKGPIFTQMLLADEINRTPPKTQAALLEAMQEHEVTVGGTTYKLQEPFFVLATQNPIEQEGTYPLPEAQRDRFLFLVNVEYPTRDQEAMIIDRTTGSFDSKVEPVVTGDEIIAFQKTVRMVPLPEHVRNFVLDIVRSVRPREESCLPWVRQLVEWGPGPRACQQLVLASKARALLHGRYHVTIDDIEALALPVLRHRIVPTFNAEAEGISVADLVKRLLADVPRPKAQLL; encoded by the coding sequence GTGTCGGAAACCTTCTCTGATCCAGAACGCGCCGAGCAGTTAGTCCAAGCCTGTGAAAAGATTCGCGCCCAGGTGGGCCGCGTTGTCGTTGGCCAGGAGACCGTCGTCGAACAGATTTTGATCGCGATCCTCGCCCGCGGTCACTGTCTGTTGGAAGGTGTGCCGGGGCTCGCCAAGACCCTGATGGTCAAATCGTTGGCCGATGCGATGCATCTGGCGTTTCATCGGATCCAGTTCACGCCCGATCTGATGCCCGCGGATATCACCGGCACCGACATCATTCAGGAATCGGATGCCGGACACCGCGAACTCGTTTTCGACAAAGGACCGATCTTCACGCAGATGCTGTTGGCCGATGAGATCAATAGGACGCCGCCGAAGACTCAAGCGGCGCTGTTGGAAGCGATGCAAGAGCACGAAGTCACCGTTGGCGGGACGACTTATAAGCTGCAGGAACCGTTTTTCGTCCTGGCGACGCAAAACCCGATCGAACAAGAGGGAACGTATCCGCTGCCCGAAGCGCAGCGCGACCGCTTCCTGTTTCTTGTCAACGTCGAATACCCGACCCGCGATCAGGAAGCGATGATCATCGACCGGACCACCGGCAGTTTCGACAGCAAGGTCGAACCCGTTGTCACCGGCGATGAGATCATCGCTTTCCAAAAGACCGTGCGGATGGTGCCGTTGCCCGAACACGTCCGCAACTTTGTCTTGGATATCGTCCGCAGTGTGCGACCGCGCGAAGAGAGTTGTCTGCCTTGGGTTCGTCAATTGGTCGAATGGGGCCCCGGCCCGCGTGCCTGCCAGCAACTGGTGCTCGCATCCAAAGCTCGCGCGCTGTTGCATGGCCGCTATCACGTCACGATCGACGATATCGAAGCGCTCGCTCTGCCGGTGCTGCGGCATCGAATCGTCCCCACCTTCAACGCCGAAGCCGAAGGGATCAGCGTGGCCGATCTTGTCAAACGCTTGTTGGCCGACGTCCCGCGTCCCAAAGCTCAGTTGCTGTAA
- a CDS encoding DUF58 domain-containing protein yields the protein MEGFCNGLHKSPHKGFSVEFKEHRQYVHGDEIRTIDWKLFGKTDRLYIREYEDETNLRCNILLDKSGSMGYCGSRAGGVSKHDYAVRLAACLGHLMLAQQDAVGLIHFDDAVRRIIPPRSKPTHLTAIVNELSGLKAERETELSSVFHQLVPKIPRRGLLVIISDLFGNIEELMKALAHFRHAKHEIVIFQIWDPDELDFPFKQWTQFQSLEQKSHRRLIDPAHLGKAYLKNLATFREALTAGCHRNRIDLVPVVTDRPYAEALASYLATRRRLR from the coding sequence ATGGAGGGCTTTTGCAACGGCCTGCACAAATCGCCTCACAAAGGCTTCAGCGTCGAGTTCAAAGAGCACCGCCAGTACGTCCATGGCGACGAGATCCGCACGATCGATTGGAAGCTGTTTGGCAAAACCGATCGCTTGTACATTCGCGAGTACGAAGACGAGACGAACCTCCGTTGCAACATCCTGCTCGATAAAAGCGGTTCGATGGGATACTGCGGTTCCCGCGCTGGCGGCGTCAGCAAACACGACTACGCCGTTAGGCTGGCCGCTTGCCTGGGACACCTGATGCTTGCCCAACAGGATGCGGTCGGGCTGATCCATTTCGACGACGCGGTTCGAAGGATCATTCCGCCACGCTCCAAGCCGACGCATCTCACCGCGATCGTTAACGAATTGAGCGGTCTGAAAGCCGAACGCGAAACCGAACTCTCATCGGTCTTTCATCAATTGGTCCCCAAGATCCCGCGTCGCGGTCTGCTGGTGATCATCTCCGATTTGTTTGGCAACATCGAAGAACTGATGAAAGCGTTGGCTCACTTCCGACACGCCAAGCATGAAATCGTGATCTTCCAGATTTGGGATCCCGACGAATTAGATTTCCCGTTCAAACAATGGACTCAGTTCCAATCGCTGGAACAAAAGTCGCATCGTCGGTTGATCGACCCCGCTCATCTGGGAAAGGCTTACCTGAAGAACTTGGCGACGTTTCGCGAAGCCTTAACGGCTGGATGTCACCGCAACCGGATCGATCTGGTTCCCGTTGTCACCGACCGACCGTATGCCGAAGCGTTGGCATCGTATCTGGCCACACGGAGGCGGCTGCGATGA